The sequence GACTTTTATAAGGGCAGGTTGACGGATAAATACACTATTGAGGTCGTGGTTCCTGATAGTGATGATATGGACATTATCCACAAGGTTATCTATTCTGAGCTTTGTCTCGGAAGAGTTTCAGAACGGTCACGGCGGAGATATCTTGATATTATAGACTCTCTGTGTGACAAAGGCGCGGAGGCTGTTATTCTTGGCTGTACGGAAATCGCATTGCTCGTACAGCAAAAGCATACCTCTGTGAGACTTTACGACACAACAGAGATTCATGCCAGGCATGCGGTACAACTGGCAGTACAGGAATGAAGAGAGGAGAAGCATTGCTTTGGAGCTGGTAATCAATAACATCCAGATCCCCGTCGAAAAAGACGGGATGGATGAATACCTGCGCCTTGCAGGGCAGAGGATGGGACTGGCTCCTGAAGAAATTACGGTTACAAAAATCCTCAGTAAGGCCCTTGATCTGCGCAGTCAGGAGCAGTTTTATTATAAAATGTCACTGGTCGTCAGTACCGATGACAAGTATCCCAACGGGCAGAAGTTCAGTCCCTATATACACGCTGAAACTGCAGAAAAAAAGACCGCGCAGATGGAGGAACGGCCAATTATAGTAGGATTTGGGCCTGCGGGTATGTTTGCAGCTCTTGAACTTATTTCTCATGGTCTTAAACCCTTAATTTTTGAACGGGGCAAAAAAATAGAAGAGCGCTCTGTTGATGTGGAGCGCTTTATCAAAGAGCGGAAGCTCAATCCCGAATCAAATATTCAATTTGGTGAAGGGGGGGCTGGCTCCTATTCGGACGGGAAGCTGTTTTCAAGAAGGAATAATAATACTTCCACCGTCAATCGGGTTCTGAAAACCTTTGTCAAATTCGGTGCCCCACCGGAAATTGAGTACATCAGCAAACCCCACCTGGGAACGGATGTGCTGTGTGAGATAGTGCGCAATATCCGCCTCCATGTTCTCGAGCGAGGTGGTGACATATATTACGGTTCCAGAATGACTGATATCCTGATCACAGGAGGCAGGGCAAGAGGGATTGTCATTAATGGTGAGCAAGAGTTTCTTTCTTCACATATCTTTATTGCGCTTGGTCACTCTGCACGTGATACCGTCGAGATGATGCATACAAGAGGCGTTGCCATGGAACAGCGGCAGATTTCCGTTGGGGTGAGAATTGAGCATCCAGTGCAGACCATAAATCTGATGCGTTATGGCAAGAAGTATAATGGTTTTCCCGGACTCGGCGCTGCCACCTATTCTCTGAATCATACCAATCGAAAAATTCGTCGTGGGGTCTATACATTCTGCATGTGTCCCGGGGGAGAGGTGGTGAACGCCTCCTCAAGTGAGGAGATGCTGGTGCTCAACGGAATGAGCTATTCGGACAGGGCATCGAATTTTTCAAATGGTGCACTGGTTGTCAGTTGTCACCCCAGTGACTATAAGTCAGACAGTCCCCTGGCAGGCTTTTCCTTCCAGAAGGATATTGAGCAGAAGGCCTTTCAGGCAGGTGGCGGAAACTGGTCTGTTCCCGCCCAGAATCTGATGGATTTTCTAGGTGAAAAAGGCTCGACGGGTGTGCAGGAGAACTCTTATAAGATGGGTGCAGTTCCTGCTGATATGAGAGAGCTCTTCCCGGAGTTTGTGATCTCGGAGCTGCTTGTTGCATTTCACAAATGGAGGGGAGAAATACCTCTTTTTATATCTCACCATGCGATACTGCTGGGGGCTGAAACACGAACCTCTTCACCCGTTCGGATATGCCGCAATGAGCAGTTTGAGTCAGTCAATACGAAAAACCTCTACCCAATAGGGGAAGGCGCGGGGTATACCGGTGGTATCACCAGCTCTGCGGCAGATGCAATAAAGGCTGTGGAGGCACAGCTGTTGTAGGATAATAGTTAAAGAATATGGCAAGGAAATCCTCAAAAAGCAATTCCGGTCTTGTGTACTCTACTGAATCCGGCACCATGTGTCCCGGATGCAATAAACAGCAGAAGAAGTGTGCGTGTAAGCAAACACAGGCCATCCCAAAAGATGGTATTGTCAGGCTGATGCGGGAAACCAAGGGGCGTAAAGGAAAAGGGGTTACCCTTATTAATGGTCTGCCGCTTGCCCCTGTGGAGCTGAAGAAATTTGCAAAACTGCTAAAACAGAAATGCGGCAGTGGCGGCAGTGTCAAAAATGGAGTCGTCGAAATCCAGGGCGATCACAGGGACACGTTGGAGAAAGAATTAGCGTCACGTGGTTATACAGTAAAACGGGCTGGTGGTTGAAAATATGGCTTATACACATCGCATAGTTCAGCCCAGTAGGATAGAGGGCACCGTCTTTTCAGAATCGGGGGAGCGACTCACCCCGCCGCGAGGCTGGGCATTTCTTGAGGCAGGAGATGCCGCGGTAACCAGAAGTGTCAAGGCAAAGGGTGAAACCTGGGTGGTACAGATCCGTAAAGGGAGACGGATGAGCACGAGAGGAATTTGGGCCAGAGAACAGGATATCCATGAATCACGCAAAGAGGTTGAGGCAAAAAAAGCCACTCCCGAGTATGCTAAAAGGCGTTCAGCAGATCTTGCCAGGCGTTCCCTGAAACAGGAACAGTATCATGTGGATTTTTGCACTGAGGTTATTCAATTCCTTGGCTTTCATCCACGTTACCAGATGGAAGCGGCATTTCTTGGAAAAAAGATAAGCGAACATGCCACTCCCGTTGGAAGTGGCACGGTTGCTCGAACTGAACGAATCCCCATAGCTGCACGTGCAGAGGCGGCCACTATCGCCTGGATGCGTCATCGGACTACGGCCTATGATTCCATGAGGATTGCCAGAGTGAAAG comes from Desulfocapsa sulfexigens DSM 10523 and encodes:
- a CDS encoding NAD(P)/FAD-dependent oxidoreductase; the protein is MRYNWQYRNEERRSIALELVINNIQIPVEKDGMDEYLRLAGQRMGLAPEEITVTKILSKALDLRSQEQFYYKMSLVVSTDDKYPNGQKFSPYIHAETAEKKTAQMEERPIIVGFGPAGMFAALELISHGLKPLIFERGKKIEERSVDVERFIKERKLNPESNIQFGEGGAGSYSDGKLFSRRNNNTSTVNRVLKTFVKFGAPPEIEYISKPHLGTDVLCEIVRNIRLHVLERGGDIYYGSRMTDILITGGRARGIVINGEQEFLSSHIFIALGHSARDTVEMMHTRGVAMEQRQISVGVRIEHPVQTINLMRYGKKYNGFPGLGAATYSLNHTNRKIRRGVYTFCMCPGGEVVNASSSEEMLVLNGMSYSDRASNFSNGALVVSCHPSDYKSDSPLAGFSFQKDIEQKAFQAGGGNWSVPAQNLMDFLGEKGSTGVQENSYKMGAVPADMRELFPEFVISELLVAFHKWRGEIPLFISHHAILLGAETRTSSPVRICRNEQFESVNTKNLYPIGEGAGYTGGITSSAADAIKAVEAQLL
- a CDS encoding translation initiation factor Sui1, which codes for MARKSSKSNSGLVYSTESGTMCPGCNKQQKKCACKQTQAIPKDGIVRLMRETKGRKGKGVTLINGLPLAPVELKKFAKLLKQKCGSGGSVKNGVVEIQGDHRDTLEKELASRGYTVKRAGG
- a CDS encoding DUF2293 domain-containing protein, whose product is MAYTHRIVQPSRIEGTVFSESGERLTPPRGWAFLEAGDAAVTRSVKAKGETWVVQIRKGRRMSTRGIWAREQDIHESRKEVEAKKATPEYAKRRSADLARRSLKQEQYHVDFCTEVIQFLGFHPRYQMEAAFLGKKISEHATPVGSGTVARTERIPIAARAEAATIAWMRHRTTAYDSMRIARVKGKRREIRRQLAAQSVKVLQAYRQGDEPGDNCPLQKVLLKENI